In the genome of bacterium, the window AGCACACAGCCTGATTCATGCAGGGAAGAAAAGCGGAGGCCGAGCTCCCGATTGTAGGGGGAGGCGCGAAGATACGTCCGCCATTCCTCGAACAACGCGGCCGTCATGCGCGGTTGACCTTCCGGGAATCGCCTCCCTGCTCGCATCCCCCTTCAATGTCAAAAAAGTCGATTTCCATCTCAAGGTCCCGAAGGTATTTGTTTTGTTCGCGCGAACAGATCCTGGACCAGATAATAACGCTGATCCATCCCGCTGCGGCTGTTTCTTTTTCAATTGTCCGGTCCCTGAATTTGATCACCACAACCTTTCTTTCAGGTTGGTCGCCGAATGATTCCATCGTCTTCTTCCCGATCACTTCGCCCCTGCCCCTTAGGGAATGAAGACGATCAACGAGGCGTTTCTCTTGTATCGAACAAATATTAAATCCCATTTGTCTTCCTCCACCATGCAGGGCATTGCTCCAAGGCCATTGTGGCAACGCATGGGAAATCACCGCCAAGGTGCATGTCTTCCACGGCCCGCTCGCCAATGCGGCCGGGCCGTGCTTGCCAAAAGCTACTTCTTGATGGCGTCTTTGGATTTCCTGGCCATTTCGATCGCCGCGTCCGACGCTTTGCCGGCGACCTCCCTGGCAGCGGCGACCGCTTTCCGGGCCGCCACCCTGGCGGCTTCTGCGGCGCGCCAAGCGGCCTCTTTGCCGGGCTCGGCCGTTTTTTCGGCCGCCTCCTCGGCCTTCTGCGCCGCTTCCCTGGTGGCTTCAGCGGCTTTTTTGGCTGCTTCCGAGGTTTGTTGCAGCGCTTCCCGGAAGGCTTCCGTGGTTTTGGCGGCGAGCGTGGTTTCGGCCTCGGCAAGTCGGCCTTGGGCCACCTTCAGGTTTTCCTGAAGGCGGGTAAGCAAGCCATCGACTTTCTCGCCCGCTTGATCTGCCGTGGCGCGCAGGAGCTCCTCGGCATCGGTTGCGACGCGCTTCAAATCGGCAATCAATTTGTCTTTGGCCGTGGACTGGGGTTTGTTGGATTCAGACATGGCATACCTCCTCTCCTGTGGGTTCTTCGGCGGCATACGCGCTCACGCCGACCATCAATGCTGGCAGGATCAACAACACTTGTAGTTTCATCGCCTCTTCTCCTTTCAGTTATGAAGCAGGGTACGTTCGCTCAGCCTTACACGCCTGTCCGAATTTCGAGGACCACCTCTTTTTTTGGTACCGATTGAATTGCCGAATCGAGTTGCAAGAAAGTAAGATTTTGTGTTTAATGAACGTTCGTTTATCTACGTACTGATCGTAGGAGATACTCAATGCCGAAGCAAGCACTCAGGAATACACTCAGGAATACGCGCGAAGAGGTGCTCGAACGATCAATTCCGCTCTTCGCAGCAGCCGGATTTGACGGGGTTTCCATGCGGGACATAGCGGTTGCCGTGGGCGTAACACCGGCCGCTCTCTACCACCACTTTTCAGACAAGGAGCAACTTTATTTGGGCGCGATCGTTTATGCATTCGAAGAAAAGGTGGGCCCCCTGAAGGCACTCCTGACCGGTGGAGGAAATCCTTGGGAACGCATCGAGGAATTTATCACCAGGTTTGTGAACCTGCTCGCCAAGGAGAAAGGCTTTAGACGCCTGATGCAGTGGGTGATGCTGGATAGCGATGAAAGGCGCCTGCGAAGCCTGGTAGATTGTGTCTTTCAGGATCTGTTCAAGGAACTGAGCGATCTCGCAAGTGAACTCGCTCCGGGCCACGCCCCCCACCTGCTGGTCGTTTCGATGATCGGCCTGGTAATCTATCCCTTTGAAACCCTGCCGGTGCGACGTTTACTGCCGGGCTATCACGCACGGTACGAAGACCATGAGGCCATTTCGCGGCACATCGTCGGCTTATTGCGCAATGGCCTTGGCGGAGGCGATCTTCCAAATTTTTAACGCGCTTGGGCCACAGCCCCGGAGGATTGATCATGTATGGGAAAATTCTCGTGCCCGTCGACGGCAGCGAAACTTCGAAGCGTGGGCTCACAGAAGCATGCCGACTCGCAAAGGAGCGGGACAGCAGATTGCGGTGTCTCTTTGTGATCGATGAGCACTTCCTTACCGCCAATTATATGGGATTCATGTATTTGCCTGATTTAATCCGAAGTTCCTCCGGCTTGCGAGCATAAATCTCCTGTGATGTCAGAAGGTTGGTTTGATATTGCCGTGCAGCGTTCTGTCTACACCCGGATGGCGTCCAACAATGCCAGGGCCCGTGCCTGCTTGGG includes:
- a CDS encoding TetR/AcrR family transcriptional regulator, coding for MPKQALRNTLRNTREEVLERSIPLFAAAGFDGVSMRDIAVAVGVTPAALYHHFSDKEQLYLGAIVYAFEEKVGPLKALLTGGGNPWERIEEFITRFVNLLAKEKGFRRLMQWVMLDSDERRLRSLVDCVFQDLFKELSDLASELAPGHAPHLLVVSMIGLVIYPFETLPVRRLLPGYHARYEDHEAISRHIVGLLRNGLGGGDLPNF
- a CDS encoding universal stress protein, which translates into the protein MYGKILVPVDGSETSKRGLTEACRLAKERDSRLRCLFVIDEHFLTANYMGFMYLPDLIRSSSGLRA
- a CDS encoding DUF883 domain-containing protein → MSESNKPQSTAKDKLIADLKRVATDAEELLRATADQAGEKVDGLLTRLQENLKVAQGRLAEAETTLAAKTTEAFREALQQTSEAAKKAAEATREAAQKAEEAAEKTAEPGKEAAWRAAEAARVAARKAVAAAREVAGKASDAAIEMARKSKDAIKK